In the Sandaracinus amylolyticus genome, GCTCCTCGAGCTCGCCAGCGCACCGCCGATCGCGCCTCTCGCGCGCGGAGGGCCCGAGGGCGCGGAGCTGGGAGACGAGCTCCGGCTCGTCGGCTTCGGCCAGACCTCGCCGACCGACGGCGGTGGAGCGCGGCTCGGCGGCGCCGCCGTGCTCTCGGCGATCGACGCGACGACGCTCCGGCTCGCGCCCGCGCCCAGCGTCGCGTGCGATCGCGACTCGGGCGGCGCGGTGCTCCGGCTCACGGGCGACGTCCCGACGCTGGTCGGGGTGATCCGCTCCGGCGACGCGGCCTGCGCGAGCGTCACCGTCGCGACGCGCGTCGATGCGCAGGAGGACGCGTTCCTCGCGCCCTTCGTCGCCGCGGTCGGCGCGCTCGATCCCGAAGCGCGGCCCCCGCCCGACGTGACCGCGGACTTCTGCGCGGTGCCGTGCGCGATCGACGACGAGTGCCCCGCCGCGATGCGCTGCCTCCCGGATCGATCCGGTGCACGCCGCTGCGGCTACGCCGGCCTCGGGCCCGGAACGTTCGGCGAGCCGTGCGAGCGCGGCGTCGAGTGCGCGAGCGGCGCCTGCGCGGCGATCGGCACCGGCGACGAGCAGGACTGCCGCTGCTTCGTGCGATGCCCGACGCCCACCGCAGCGGCCGCGGCGAGCTGCTCCGTCCAGCCGTCGCGCTCCCGCGCGGGCGTGCTGATCGCGCTGTCGCTCCTCGCGCTGGTTGCGCGGCGGCGCCGCTACGCCGATCGCCGGAACTCGGTGGGGCTCTGGCCATGCGCCCGGCGGAACGCGCGCACGAACGCGCCGACCGACGCGTACCCCACCCGATCGGCGATCGACGCCAGCCCTTCTTGCGTCGATCGCAGCAGGCACCCCGCCTTGTAGAGGCGCCATCGCGTCAGGTACGCGAGCGGGGCCTCTCCGACGTGCTCGCGGAAGCGCAGCGCGAACGCGGAGCGCGACATGCCCGCGAGCTCCGCGAGCGACTCGACCGACCACGGGCGCTCGAGATCGGCGTGCATCGCGCGGAGCGCCGGACCGAGGCGCACATCGGCGAGCGCGCCGAGCCAGCGCAGCTCGTTGCCACGACCGGCCGCGTGGTGCGCTCGGATCATCTGCACGAGCACGAGATCCGCGAGTCGGCTCACGACGATCGGCGAACCGACGCCCGGCGTGCTCGTCTCGGCCGCGAGCAGATCGAGCGTCGCGCGCAGCGCGGTGGCCTCCGCGCCGTCGGTCGCGACGCAGAGCACGCGCGGCAAGAGATCGACGAGCGGCGTGCTCCCCCACGCGTCGAGCTCGAACCATCCGCACACGACCGACGTCGCCGGGCCGCCGCCGCCGTGCTCGACGACGTTGCCGACCTTGCGCGCGACGAGCTCCGAGCACGGCACCGCGCGGGTGTTGCGCGCGTCGCGCAGCGCGAAGGTCGCGTCCGACGCGACGAGGAAGCAGTCGCCGGCGCGCAGCGCGAGCGGCCGTTCCTCGCCCGCGACGCTCAGCCAACAGCTCCCTCGCACCACCATCCCGAACTTCGCGTGCGCCGGCCCGCGGAAGTCCACGCCCCACGGCGCGGTCGCATCGAGACGGAAGTAGATCGCGCTGCGCACCCGCATCGCGCTCAGCACCTCGGTCACGGGGTCCAGCACGTCGAGACGGACGGATCGATCTTCGGGCGTTCTGGTCACTGTGCGTCCCGATCCGGAGTTCTAGGTTGGCCTTCGAGCGCGCGCCAATGCGCGCCGAAGGAGGCCCTCCATGATCCTCGTGACCGGTGCGAACGGCACCATCGGAAGCCACGTCGTCCCTCGTCTGCTCGCCCGCGGAGAGCGCGTGCGCGCGCTGGTGCGCGATGCCGCGAGAGCCGCGAAGCTCGGACCCGACGTCGAGATCGTCGTCGGCGATCTCACGCGCCCCGAGACGCTCGATCGCGCGTTCGCGCGCGTCGACCGCGTGTTCCTCGCGACCACGGGGAGCGATCTCCCGCAGCAGGAGGCGAACGCGATCGCCGCGGCGGAGCGCGCGGGCGTCGGCCACGTCGTGAAGCTCTCGGTGATGATGCCCGAGGGCACACCGAGGATCGGATCCGCGAGCTGGCACGAGGCGAGCGAGCGCACGCTGCGCGCATCGCGGCTCGCGTGGACGATGCTCCGCGGCGGCAACTTCGCGAGCAACGCGCTCGCGTTCGCCGATCCCACGAGCCCGCTCGCGTCGGTGTTCGCGCTCGCCGGCGACGGCGGGCTCGCCCACGTGGATCCTCGCGACATCGCCGACGTCGCGGTGCTCGCGCTCACGTCGGGCAGCGCGCACCACGGGCGCGTCTACGACCTCACCGGCGCGACGCCGCTCAGCTACCGCGAGGTCGTGCGCATCCTCGCGTCGATCACCGGCAAGCCGATCGTGCTGCGCGAGCGACCGCCCGCGGAGATCCGCGCCGAGCTCCTCGCGGGCGGCTTCCCCGCGGATCTCGCGAACGCGTTCGTCGGCGCGATGTCGGCCGTCCGCGAGGGCGTGTGGGATCACGTCTCGCCCGACGTCGAGCGACTGCTCGGCCGTCCCCCGCGCGCGTTCGAGGAGTGGGCGCGCGATCACGCGCATTTCTTCGCGTGATCGGATCTCGCTTGCACGAGTGACCGCCCGGTCATATGACTGGTCGGTCACATGCCGACGCCCACGTTTTTCCGACTGCCCGACGAGAAGCGCGAGCGCTTCGTCGAAGAGGCGATCAACGAGTTCGCCGATCGCAGCTACGCCGAGGCGTCGCTCTCGCAGATCGTGAAGCGCATCGGGATCGCGAAGGGCAGCGTCTACCAGTACTTCGCGGACAAGCTCGATCTGTATCGCTGGCTGCTGACCGAGGAAGTGCCTCGGCGGCGCCGCGAATTCGTGGGCGTGATCGACGACGCCGACGCCGACTTCTGGGCCGCGCTCGAGACGCAGATCGAGCGCGGCATGGCGTTCCTGGTCGAGCACCCGAAGCTCGCGCGCATCACCGCCGCCGCCGCCGATCCCACCGCGCACGAAGAGGTGCGCGGCCTCCATCGCGCGGTGTGCCAGGCGGGCGAGGCCGAGCTCGAGCGATCCCTGGAGCGGGGCATCCGCCGCGGCGCGATCTCGAAGGACGTCGATCCGAAGATCGCGGTGCACTTCGTCACGGCGATCACCGGGCCCGGCCTCACCAACGTCGTGCTGCAGGAGCTCGGCGCGGACCTCCACGAGATCCTCGCGTCCGACGAGCTGCGACGAAGGCTCGATCCTCGACGGCGTCGCCGCCTCGCGAAGCAAGCGCTGCTGCTGATCCAGCGCGGCCTCGGCGCGTAACCGCGCCCCCCACTCAACGACCTCTCGGACCGCCGGACCGGCGGCAATGGAGCCGTCCGTCCGTCGTGTCCGCGAGAACCGAAAGGAACGATCCGAACATGCTGAGCTACGACTTCTCCGGCCGCGTCGCGCTCGTCACCGGAGGCACGTCGGGCATCGGTCGCGCGACCGCCCTCGCCTTCGCGCGTGCCGGCGCCGACGTGGTGATCGCGGCGCGCGACGAGGCGCGCAGCACCGAGGTGCTCACCGAGCTCGAGGAGCACCGCGTGCGCGCGCTCTTCACGCGCATGGACGTGCGCGACGCGGCCTCGATCGCACGCGCGATCGAGACCATCGCTGCGCGCTTCGGGCGCCTCGACTTCGCGATCAACAACGCGGGCGCGGGCGGCGACATGCAGCCGCTCGAGACCGCCGATCAGGCGATCTGGGACGACACGATGGCGATCAACGCGCGCGGCACCTGGCTCGCGATGCGCCACGAGATCCCGCTGATGCTGAAGACCGGCGGGGGCGCGATCGTGAACGCGAGCTCGATCTACGGCATCGCGGGCAAGCCCGCGCACCACGCGTACGTCGCGTCGAAGCACGCGGTGCTCGGCCTCACGAAGTCGGTCGCGCTCGAGTACGCGTCGCGCGGCATCCGCGTGAACGCGCTCTGCGCCGGCGTCACGCGCACCCCCGCGATGCGCGCCGCCGAGAGCGTGGTGCCCGAGATCGTGAAGGCGCTCGTCGCGCAGCACCCGATGGGCCGCATGGCGAGCGAAGAGGAGGTCGCGGCGGCCGCGGTGTGGCTCTGCTCGGAGGGCGCGGGCTTCGTCACCGGCGCACCGCTCCACGTCGACGGCGGCTTCCTCGCCGCGTGATCAGAGCGCGTCGAGGTAGGGATCGGCGCCCGCGAGGAAGTGCGACTCGTCGTAGCGGACGAGGCGCGCCGGGACGTGCCCGCGTCCAGCCTCGCAGCCCGCGACCTCGACGTGCGTCAGCTCGATGATCGACGTCAGCACCGCGACACCGAGCGCAGGCGTCGTGTAGAGCACCGGCATCTCGCCGACGTGGCGCCCGCACTCGCCGCCGGTCTCCTCGCCGATCAGCTCGGCGTCGGGGCGGAACGCGCGCAGCGCGGTGATCATCTCGACCGCCGCCGAATTCGTGTGCCCGTCGACGAACGCGACGACGCGACCGCGATGTCCCGCGCCGTGCGGCGTCATCATCGACGCGAGGGGATCCCCCTCGTGGACGAAGCGCCCTTCCTCGTCCGGCGCGCCGGGGAACAAGCTGGGGAGCGCCTCTTCGGGCACGTACGGGAACGACACCTGCGCGCGGTGGGCGTCGGGGATGCGCGTGACGCGTGTCTCCATGCGCGCCCACTGCGCGTAGGCTCGCCCGAGCACGTGGTTGAGCACCGCGATGCCGTGCGTGCGCAGGCCGCCCTCGTTGCCGCGCACGTCGAGCACCAGCGTCGAGTCGGGATCGATCGTCGCGAAGATCGCGTCGACGCGGCGCAGGTACTCGTCCTGATCCGCGATGCCGAACGCCGGCAGGCGCAGCAACACCGTGGTGTCGTCGATCGCGACCACGAAGGGCCACGGCTGCGCCTCGGTCGAGCGTGGTCCCCACACCGGCGCGGACCGCCGCGCGTCGGCGAGCGTCGCGAGTACGTCGCGATCGACGCCCTCGAGCTCGACGTCGCGCTCGGTGCCGTCGGGCTCGCGGACCCGCACGACGTAGGTCTCGCGGGTCCCGCGCGCGACGTGGAAGTGACGGGCGAACGCGCGCTCGAGCGCGGCGCGTCGCGCGCTCTCGTGCGTCCCGTCGGCCAGCACCATGCCCTCGAGCTCGCTCCAGAGCGCCTCGATCGGCTCGCCATCGATCGCGAGGAGCACCGTGCCGTGCGGCAGCTCGGGCGACGACGCGTCGACGAAGAACGTAGCCCCCGCGCGCTTCGGCAGGAGCGGCAGGAGCGAGAGCGGGCCCGTCTGGAACGTCGGCAGCGCGATCGCGACGTGCCCGTCGTGGAGCTGCGCGAGCACGCGGTGCATCGCACGACCGAGCTCGACGTCGGTCGCGTCCTCGAGCTCTTCGAGGTGCGCGGCTTCGTCCTCGACCAGCGCGTCGAACGTTTCGTCGTCGACGTAGGCGTGCGGACGTGGGTGCACGTCGAGCACGAAGCGCGCGAGGGCGCGCAGATCGCTCGCGGCGCTCGGTGGCGGCCCGCTCGCCCCGCACGACGCGAGCGCCATCGCGAGCACGACGAGCGCGACGTGCCGCATCGATCAGGTCTCTTCGGGCTCGCTCTTGCCGCGGCCGAAGACCTTCGATCCCGGGGGGACGCTCTTCGTGAGCCACACGTTGCCGCCGATCACCGAGCCGCGACCGATCACCGTGTCGCCGCCGAGGATCGTCGCGCCCGAGTAGATCGTGACCTCGTCCTCGATCGTCGGGTGGCGCTTCTTGCCGGGCGCGTCCTCGCGGTTCGGCACGCTCAGCGCGCCGAGCGTGACGTTCTGATAGAGCTTCACGTCGTTGCCGATCACCGCCGTCTCGCCGATGACGACGCCGGTGCCGTGATCGATGAAGAACCGCTCGCCGATGCGCGCGCCCGGGCTGATGTCGATGCCCGTCCGCGCGTGCGCGTGCTCGGTGAGGATGCGCGGCAGCATCGGCACGCCCGCGCCGCTCAGCCGATGCGCGATGCGATACGCGGTCACGGCCTCGATCGACGGATAGCTGAAGACGATCTCCTCGATGTTCTTCGCCGCGGGATCTCCGTCGTACGCCGCGCGCACGTCGCCGTTGAGCGTGCGCCGCAGAGCAGGGAGATCGCGGAAGAGCCCGAGCACGACGGCCTCGCCCGAGCCCGCGGGCAGCACACGATCGGTGCGGCCCATCCAGTGATCGTAGGTGAGCGCGCGCTCGATCTGCTCGACGAGCAGCTGATGCGCAGCGTGCAGGTGGGTCGCGATCGCGTGCCGCAGCGAGTCGCGGTGGAGCCCGCGCGTGGCGTAGAACCCCATGAAGAGCACGGGCTTGAGGTGATCGAGCGCCTCGATCACCGCGCGCTTGCTGGGAAGCGCGGCGCTCTCGAGGTTGTCGATCTCGAGCTCACCGGTGTAGCTCGCGACCACTCCGTCGATCGCATCCTCGAGCTCGCGGTAGCGCTTGGGGTCGGCACGCATACTTCGGAATCGAGCTAACGTAGCTGGCGACGAGGAGCGCGGCGAGCGGCGAAATGGACGTGAAGTCGATCCTGGATCGAGTCGGGAACACACCCCTGGTGATGCTGGAGACCGGCGTCGATCGCGCGGGCATCCGGCTGCTCGGCAAGCTCGAGGGGAACAACCCGGGCGGCAGCGTGAAGGATCGCCCGGCGCGATCGATGATCCTGCGCGCCGAGGCGCGCGGTGATCTGCGCCCGGGCATGAAGCTCATCGAGCCCACGAGCGGGAACACCGGCATCGCGCTCGCGATGATCGCAGCCGCGCGCGGCTACGCGATCGAGCTCGTGATGCCCGCGAACGCGACCGCGGAGCGCGTGAAGCAGATGCGCGCGCTCGGCGCGACGGTGATCCTCACGCCGGCCGACGCGGGCATGGAGGGCGCGATCGATCACGCGCGCGAGAAGGTCGCGACCGGCGGCTATCTGATGCTCGACCAGTTCGGCAACGCCGACAATTGGCGCGCGCACTACGAGTCGACGGGCCCGGAGATCTGGCGCGACACCGACGGCACCATCACGCACTTCGTGAGCTCGATGGGCACGACGGGCACGATCATGGGCACGTCGCGCTACCTGAAGGAGCAGCGCGAGAGCGTGCAGATCGTCGGGTGTCAGCCCACCGAGGGCTCGAGCATCCCGGGGATCCGCCGCTGGCCGATCGAGTACCTGCCGAAGATCTACGAGCCCGAGCGGGTCGATCGTGTGATCGACGTGGAGCAGCGCGACGCCGAGCACACCGCGCGCACGCTCGCGCGGCGCGAGGGCGTGTTCGTCGGCGTCAGCTCGGGCGGCGCGGTGTGGGCGGCGCGCCAGGTGTGCGCGGAGCTCGCGCGCGAGGGACGCGACGGCGTCGTCGTGTGCATCCTCTGCGATCGCGGCGATCGCTACCTGTCGTCCCCGCTCTTCGAGCACCAGGACTGAGTCTGCCGAGTGCTCGTCCGCACGTCCCGCACGGGAGCGCGCGGACGCTAGGGACGGGCGGGCGAGCCGATTTTTCGACAGTCTTCGAGCACGATGGCTGGCAAGACGATGCGGGTGCGGCTCGATCGGATCGGGACTGCCGCGTTCGAGGCGGTCGCCGAGGGCTCGGGCGGAAAGGTCGTGCTCGACGGCTCGCCCGAGATCGGCGGCGAGGGGCGCGGCATGCGCCCGATGGAGCTGATGCTCACCGCGATCGCGAGCTGCGCCGCGATGGACGTGGTGCACATCCTCCGCAAGCAGCGCGAGCCGCTCGAGTCGCTGCACATCGAGGTCGAGGGCGATCGTGCCGACGCGACACCCGCGCCGTTCACCGCGATCCGCGTGGTGCTCGTCGCGAACGCCGCGGTCGACGCGCACAAGCTCGAGCGCGCGGTGTCGCTCGCGGTCGAGAAGTACTGCTCCGCGACCGCGAGCCTCGATCCGTCGATCTCGGTGACCTGGGAAGCGCGCCGCGCCTGACGCTACGGATTCCGTAGCGCCTTCGAGCGCTCTCCGCGGCGCTCGATCTGCCGCGCGCACGCCTCGAGCGCGTGGCGCAGGTTGCGCTGCGTCTCGAGCCCGCCGAAGTCGCCGCCGAGCTCGACCAGCATCTGCGCCACCGCGGGCTGCAGGCCGCTCAGGATGCAGCGCGCACCGAGCAGCTCGACCGCGCGCGCGAGCTTCGCGAAGCGGTCCGCCGTGCTCGTGTCGAGCAGCTCCACGCCGGTGAGATCGACGATCACGTGCTTGGCGCGCGTGCGCACGATCTCCGCGAGCAGACGCTCCGACATCTGCGCGCTGCGCTGGGTGTCGACGAGCCCGATCACCGGCAGCACCAGCACGTCCTCGCGCACCTCGAGCACCGGCGTCGAGAGCTCGTCGAGCGCGACGCGCAGCCGCTCGATGAGCTCGCGGTTCTCGATCTCGCGCTTCGCGAGCGCCTCGTTGCGCGCTGCGAGATCCGCCTCGAGCGCCATCCGCTCGGTCACGTCGCGGAAGATGACGACCGCGCCGCCGCCCGCGAGGGGCCGCGCCTGGCCCGCGAGCATGAAGCCGCGGCCGCGCACGTCGACGAACCAGAGCAGCTCGTGATCGACGAACTCGCCCTTCATCGCGCGCATGCCGCCGGTCTCCTCGAGCGGCATCGGCGTCACGCGGTCGGGCCGGAAGAACTGCGACTCCTGCTTCCAGTCGTCGACCTTCGTGCGGTCGTCCTCGAGCAGCGCGCGCGCAGCGGGGTTCTGGTGGCGGCCGCCGGCCGCGTCGAACACGAGGATGCCGTCGACGCTATGGTCGATCAGCGCGGTGAGCAGATCCTTCGAGCGCGCGAGCTCGGCCTCGAGCTCGGCGATGCGCTGCTGTTCCGGGGTGACGTTCGCGAGGCTCATCGATCGCGGCTCTCCTTCACGCGCGCGAGCTCGGCTCGGGCGTGCTCTGTCGGTCCGTCGAGGACGGCTCGAGCCGGGCCGGCACGTCGCGCGCGGTCCCCTCGGTCGCGTCGCTCTCGGAGGCGGGCTCGGGTGGGAGCTGCGGTCGCAGGCGTCGGGTCGGGATTCGGCTTCGGTCGTCGCTCACGCGCGGCGCCTGAGCATTCCCAGTGCCACTTACGAATTCGCAGAAAACGCGACGAATTCGTCAGTCATGGGCGGCACGGAACTCCGTGTCCGAAATGACGGACTTCCGCTTTCGGAATGCGATTCCGCTCCGGCGAGAAGTCAAAATCGGCTCGCCCGCCGGTCCCTAGCGTCCGCGCGCTTCGCGCGCTCCCGTCCGGGACCTGCGGGACGAGCACTCCAGCAAGAAATCAGGACCCCAGCACGACACGTTTGGCGCCGCGCTGCTCGAGCCACGTCTTGATGCGCGGTCCGTGCTCGCCCTGCACCACGATGTCGCCGTCCTCGATCGTCGCGCCGGTGCCGAGCGCGTGCTTGAGCTCCTTCGTGATCGCCTCGAGCGCGTGCTCGGCGATGCCCGAGATCGTCGTCACCGTCTTGCCGCCGCGGCCCTTTCGGCTCTTGGCGACGACGATCTTCGCGCCACCGAACGGATCCTTCGCGGCGGGCGCGCTCGGGGCAGCGGTCTCGGGCGCGCGCTCGGGACCGGCGGGCAGCGCGTCGCGCAGCGAGGCGAGCGACGAGAACGGCGAGCTCGGCTTCTTGGGATCGGCCACGGGTGCGAATCCTAGCCCGCCCTGCCCTCAGCCGGCATTGCGCACGCCGGCGGCGATGCCGTGGATCGAGAGCAAGAGCGCGCGCTCGAGCGGAGGATCGACGTCGCCCTCGCCCGCCGCGCGCACCCGGCGCAGGAGCTCGACCTGCAGGCGATGGATCGGCTCCACGTACGGGTTGCGCAGCTCGATCGAGCGCGCGATGCGCGGCTCGTCCTTCAGCAGCGGGCCCTCGATGACCTCGCAGACCCGCGCGATCGTCTCCTCGCGCGCCTCGAGCACGCGGCGCGCGAGCTCGTCCTCGCCCGGCGCGAGCGCGAGGTACGCGCGGAAGATCGCGTCGTCGCTCATGGCGAGGCTCATCTGCGCGTTGTCGAGCATCGTGCGGAAGAAGGGCCACGCGCGGTACATCCCTCGCGCGCGCTCGACGCCGATCTCGCGCAGCGCGACGTGCACGCCGTACCAGCCGGGCACGTTCGCGCGGTTCTGCGTCCACGACATGACCCACGGGATCGCGCGCAGGTTCGCGAGCGTCGGCGGGCCGGGCCTGCGCACCGGGCGCGACGCGATGCGCAGGTGGGCGATCTCGTTGATCGGCGTGACCGCCTCGAAGAACGCGAGGAAGCGCGGGTGCTCCACGAGCTCGCGGTAGGTGCGCACGCTCGCGTCGGTCGCGCGCGCCATCGCGTCGGTCCACTCGGTCGGCAGATCCTCGCGCGGCGCGGCCGCTGCGACGAGCAGCGCGTAGAGGCCCTGCTCGAGGTTGCGCCGCGCGCGCTCGGGGTGGCTGTACTTGTCGGCGAGCGCCTCGCCCTGCTCGGTGATGCGCAGCCCCGCGCCGATCGTGCCCGCGGGCTGGCCGAGGATGCCGCGCACCATGGGCCCGCCGCCGCGCCCGATGCTGGTGCCGCGACCGTGGAAGAAGCGGAAGCGGACGCCCGAGCCCTCGCACACCTCGGCGATGCGCCGCTGCGCGTCGTAGAGCGACCAGTACGCGGCGAAGAAGCCCGCGTCCTTGTTGCTGTCGCTGTAGCCGATCATCACCTCCTGCACGTCGCTGCCGAGGTGCTCGCGGTACGCGGGGATCGCGAGGACCTCGCGCAGCACGTCGGGCGCGCGCTCGAGATCGGCCTTGGTCTCGAAGAGCGGGACCGGCAGCACGCGCACGCCGACCTCGCGCGCGAGGACGAGCACCTCGAGCAGATCCGAGACGTCCTCGCTCATCGAGGTGATGTAGCGACCGAACGCGCGCGGCCCGGCGCGATCGATCGCGTCGCGCGTGGCGCGCAGCGGCCCGAGCACGAGCTCGAGCTCGGGCGACGGCACCTCACCCACGCCGAGCAGCGGGCGACGGGTCTTCAGCTCCTCGACGATCACCGCGCGCTTGCCGTGCTCGTCGAGCGACGCGTAGCCGGGACGTCCGCCGCGCTCGAGCAGCTGCGCGACCGCGGCGCCGGTCTTGTGCGAGTGCTCGCGCACGTCGAGCGACACGAGGTGCGTGCCGAAGACGCGCGCCCGCACGCGCAGCGGCATCGCGAAGGCATCGGCGCTGCGGCGCTGCCCCGCGGCGCGCAGCGTCTCTTCGATCTGGGTGAGCGCGCGCACCGGCTCGACGCGGCTCGTCGCGGCGTCGTCGTCGAGCGCGTCGTAGAGCGTGCGCAGCGCGGCGCGCCACGGCTCTGCTCCATCGCCGAGCGACTCGGGAACGGAGTGCACGCGCGAGGCGTGCTGGCTCAGGCTCGTGAACGAGTCGTCGATGCACTCGCGCAGCATCGTGCGCGCGCGCTCGGTGTGGAGCTCGAACGTCTCGCGCGTGACCTCGGGCGTGACGTTGGGGTTGCCGTCGCGATCCCCGCCCATCCACGAGCAGAGCGCGAGCGGCAGCGGCAGCGAGGCCTCGACGCCGTACACCTCGCGGAACGCGCGCGAGAGATCGCGCGCGAGCTGCGGGAGCACCGACGCGATCACCGGTACGTACGCGAGGCCGCCCTGCACCTCGTCGCGCACGGTGGGCTGCACCCGGCGCAGCTCGAGCGTCCCCCAGAGCGCCTCGACGTGCGCGGTGACGCGCTCCAGCGCGTCGGGATCGGAGAGGCGCGGGATCTCGCCGGCGATCGCGGCGAGGTGCTCGCGTACGGTCCGCCGTCGCATCTCGGTGGGGTGCGCGGTGAACGTGAGCCCGAGCTCGACGCGCTCGACCAGCGCGCGCGCGGCGCCCGCATCGAGCCCACGCGCCGCGAGCGCGCGGAACGCCTCCTCGACGCCTTCCTTGCGCGGCCCCGGGCGCTCGGCGACGCGGCGCACGCGCTCGTTCTCCTCGGCCATGTTCACGAGCTGGAAGTACATCGAGAACGCGCGGACCAGGCCCTCGGCATCGCTGGGCGACACCGACGCGAGCCGCGTCTGCAGCGCGCTCGTGTCCGCGCCGCGCGCGTCGGCGCTGGCAGCGCGCAGCGCCTTGGTGCGGGTGCGGACCTCCTCGACGAGCTCGAAGAACGGGACGCCTTCCTGCTCGCGCAGCACCGTGCCGAGCACGCGCCCGAGCACG is a window encoding:
- a CDS encoding phosphoenolpyruvate carboxylase yields the protein MSTLNEDVNVLGRVLGTVLREQEGVPFFELVEEVRTRTKALRAASADARGADTSALQTRLASVSPSDAEGLVRAFSMYFQLVNMAEENERVRRVAERPGPRKEGVEEAFRALAARGLDAGAARALVERVELGLTFTAHPTEMRRRTVREHLAAIAGEIPRLSDPDALERVTAHVEALWGTLELRRVQPTVRDEVQGGLAYVPVIASVLPQLARDLSRAFREVYGVEASLPLPLALCSWMGGDRDGNPNVTPEVTRETFELHTERARTMLRECIDDSFTSLSQHASRVHSVPESLGDGAEPWRAALRTLYDALDDDAATSRVEPVRALTQIEETLRAAGQRRSADAFAMPLRVRARVFGTHLVSLDVREHSHKTGAAVAQLLERGGRPGYASLDEHGKRAVIVEELKTRRPLLGVGEVPSPELELVLGPLRATRDAIDRAGPRAFGRYITSMSEDVSDLLEVLVLAREVGVRVLPVPLFETKADLERAPDVLREVLAIPAYREHLGSDVQEVMIGYSDSNKDAGFFAAYWSLYDAQRRIAEVCEGSGVRFRFFHGRGTSIGRGGGPMVRGILGQPAGTIGAGLRITEQGEALADKYSHPERARRNLEQGLYALLVAAAAPREDLPTEWTDAMARATDASVRTYRELVEHPRFLAFFEAVTPINEIAHLRIASRPVRRPGPPTLANLRAIPWVMSWTQNRANVPGWYGVHVALREIGVERARGMYRAWPFFRTMLDNAQMSLAMSDDAIFRAYLALAPGEDELARRVLEAREETIARVCEVIEGPLLKDEPRIARSIELRNPYVEPIHRLQVELLRRVRAAGEGDVDPPLERALLLSIHGIAAGVRNAG